Genomic window (Dyadobacter fanqingshengii):
GACTTGCATTTGCCGCACATGACCTCTGTCCTGCGCATGCCATGGCTATTGTCTGCTGTTTCCAAAATGGAGCTTTTGCTGATCGGTTCAAAAAAGCTCGGCCAGCCGCAGCCGCTTTCGTATTTGGCATTGCTTTTGAAAAGCGCATTGCCGCAGACTGCGCAGTAGAATGTGCCTATTTCTTTGGAATGCTCATATTCACTCGTGAACGGACGCTCGGTTCCTTTCAACCTTGCCACTTCGTAAACTTCTGGCGAGAGCAGTTTTTTCCACTCTTCATTGCTTCTGTTGACCGCGCCTGAATCCGTTTTGGAATAGGCCGGGCTTTTTTTCTGCTCCTTCTGCGCCGGGGAGGACTGGCCGTAGCAGCTTTGCAGCATTAATGCGAACACGCCTGATAACAAGAGCGCGATTGACTTTTTCATGCTGTTTATAGTTTTGATGTTTTACTTATATACGATACGCCGGTGCCAATAGTTGAATGCCGCACTATTTTTACTAACAATCCCGGACCTGAAAAGATTTAACTTTCGAAACTCCTATTCCTGGATAAAATTATAAAAAGGCGCGAAAACGGTAAATTTCCATGGATTTGGCTTAATATAGAAGCTTTGAACAACTCAACGTTACATGCAGGAAATTTTAAGGACCCTAAAAGTCAAGTACCCGGCGTTTTGGCAGGATACATATGCCATTAGTCACATCAGACAACAAACACTTCGGTTCCTTTTGTTTGCGTATTGCGGTATGGGTGTGTTGTTGGCCGTGCTGCATTTTGTACAGAACAGGAGTTTTTTACTTTGGAGGGTCCTCTTTTTCACCGCGTTATCCTGGACAGGATATGAAATGCTTCGTCGGGGCACACCCTTCAAGAAAGTGGGGCATTTCGCATTAATTTGCCTTTGTCTGATCGTATTATCCACTGCGGTGTTGTACCAGCAGGGGCATTACCTCGTTACTTTTCAATTCATTTTTGTAATTCTCAGTGCAGGATTTTACATTCTTGGGCCCAGATGGGGGCTTTTCTATTCGCTGCTGAGCGTTTTTTTGGTTGGTTCGGTGGTCTTTCTCAATCAATATTTCAGGGTTGAGATTAAAATTCAGGCTTATGCTGTTGATACATATGCCCTTACTTTTGCCCTTTTGTATAATTATTTAATG
Coding sequences:
- the msrB gene encoding peptide-methionine (R)-S-oxide reductase MsrB, whose translation is MKKSIALLLSGVFALMLQSCYGQSSPAQKEQKKSPAYSKTDSGAVNRSNEEWKKLLSPEVYEVARLKGTERPFTSEYEHSKEIGTFYCAVCGNALFKSNAKYESGCGWPSFFEPISKSSILETADNSHGMRRTEVMCGKCKSHLGHVFEDGPPPTGLRYCINGVVLDFEKAKTAEKKFNNKKKADSGS